A stretch of DNA from Thalassospiraceae bacterium LMO-SO8:
GTCGAGAACCTCCGCCTCGCGCCGAGGCCACATGCGGGTGACGTGATACAGGCGCGGCTCCTGCCCCGCTTCGCGGCGGGCCCGCAGGCGGTCACGCTGAATCTGCGCCAGATGCTCGATGCTCTCGACGCCGACGGAAAGCTTGATGAGATGCAGGGTCATGATCGGGATGCGGCGGGCTGTGGAGAAGGACCGGCCCAGCTTAGCCAGGAAACGCCGCGTGGAACAGGCCCCCGCCCCCCGGGTTACCCACAGGACCGAACCGCGATCAGCCCCCGCCCCCCGAGCCGGTGGCCGCCGCCTGGTAGGTATAGGCCGCGCGCCGCCGCTCCAGCCCGGGAAACCGCATCTGCCGGCGACGCCGGTCCGGGCCGTAAAAATCCTCGGTGCCCACGAACGCGCGCGGGTTTTCGATGATGCTCATGAACCGCTGATAGACCATGCGGGTCGAGATGGGTTTGGCCAGGAATTCGTTCACCCCGGCGTCGCGGGCGCCGATGATCAGATCCTTCGAGGTTTCCCCCGAGACCATGATGATCGGGATGTGCCGGTCCGCCGGCGTCTTCCCCGCGCGCACCATGCGGGTCAGGTCCGTGCCGCCGATGGGATCCATGATGTTGTCGACCAGCAACAGATCGGCCGGATAGTCCGCAAGGTAGTCGATGGCCTCCTTGCCGCTGGCGACCATCTGGAAATCACCGACGTTGAGTTCGAACAGGATTTGGCCCAGCAGCTTGCGCATCGGCGCGTAGTCCTCTGCGACCAGAACCTTGATTTGCGAAAGATCGTATTCAGCCACGGCAGACCGCCCCCCGTCCTCTCAGTTGCTTTTGGCTATTTCCTGATCCAACTGGGTTTTCTTTTTTCCAGGAACGCGGCCAGTCCTTCCCGGCCTTCGCCGGAGGCGCGGACGCGGGCGATATGCCCGGCGGTCTGCGCCATCAGGGCCTCGTTGCGTTCATGGCCTTGTACATAGCGCACCAGATTCTTGACCTCGCCCATGGCGCGCGGGCCGTTTTTCATCAGCATGCCGGCGAATTCCTTGGCCCGGGGCAGGACATCGCCCTGTGCCGTGACCTCCGTGACCAGGCCGAGTTCCAGCGCCCGGGCGGCGTCGAAACGCTCGCCCGTCAGCATGTAGCGCGTCGCCTGGCGCGGTCCCATGGCGGAAACGATATAGGGCCCGATGGCCGCCGGCAGAATGCCCAGTTTGACCTCGGTCAGGGCGAATTCAGCCTGTTCGGCGGCGACGGCGATGTCGCAGGCGGCGACCAGGCCGACACCGCCGCCGAAGGCCGAGCCCTGGACCGCGGCAATGGTCGGCTTGCGCAGGCTGGCCAGGGTGAACATCAAACCGGCGAGCGCCTTGGCGTCTTCCAGGTTTTCTTCCTGGCCGAATTCCGCCATGCGCTTCATCCAATTGACGTCGGCGCCGGCGCAAAAACTTTTGCCTGTCGAGGCCAGAATCACGACGCGCACCACGGTATCGCGGCTTAATCCCTGAAACTCACGCGTCAGGCGCGCGACCAGTTCGTCGTCGAAGGCGTTGTGAATTTCCGGTCTCGTGAGCGTAACCGTCGCGATACCGCCCGCGATCTCGGTGATGAAGGGCGCACTCGTGGTCATTTGTGTCTCCAGGGCCGGGACCAATATACCGCCGATCCCGAATGTCCACCTATGAGCAAATTAACTTTTCCGAATTGTGAGAGGCAACCTAGCCAAACGGCTATTCCTTTCGGGACGGTTTCTCCACGACCGGATGGCCCGCTTCCTTCCACGCGCGGAACCCGCCTTCGATATGCGCCACCGGCGCAAGCCCCATGTCCTTGAGCGCCTTGGTCGCCAGAGCCGAGCGCCAGGCGGACTGGCAATACAGAACGAATTTCTTGCCCGTGGCGAACACGTCCTTGTGGTAGGGGCTGTCCGGATCGACCCAGAATTCCAGCATGCCGCGGGGTGCGTGGAAGGCGCCCGGCACCATGCCCTCGCGTTCCAGCTCGCGGACGTCGCGGATGTCGACGAACTGCACCTCCGGATCGTCGAGCAGCGCCGCCGCCCTGGTCACCGGCACGGTCTCGATTTCCGCGTTGGCCTCGGCGACCAGTTGCTTCACGCCCTTTTTAAGCGTCATGTCTTTTGTCCCTTCCCCAGAAACCGTTCGATCTGCCAAATCCGGTCGGAGCCGAAGAACGGCTCGCCATCGATCAGGAAATAGGGCGAGCCGAACACACCCAGGTCCAGCGCCTCGGCGGTCTTGTCCTTGACCCGCTGTTTGACGTCATCCCGCGTCACGGCCTCGGCGAGCGCGGCGCCGTCGATGCCCATCTCCTCGGCGATCAGGGTCACCTCCTGGACGTCGGAAATATCCGCCCCCTTGCCGAAATAGTGGTGATAGACGGCCTTGGCGAAAGGCACGGCCTTTCCCGGATCATGGTTCAAAAGCCAGTAATAGGCCCGCGCCGCCGCCAGGGTGGCGACGGGAAACGGCTCCGGCCAGGTGAACGGCACTTCCATCATCTTGGCCAGGCGCGGCACGTCCATGCGCATGTAGTCGCCCTTCAGCCCGATATCCGCATTGGCCGAATTGCCCGTTTCCTTGAAGATCACACCCAGCATGATCGGGTGCCAATTAACGCGGCGGCCGTAGCGTTCGCCGATCTTGTCGATCTTCTGCGCCGCCAGGTATCCGTAGGGCGACGAGAAATCGAAATAGAACTCGATGTCGCCCTTGTGTTCTGCTGTGCTCATGTCGTGGGTCTCCGCCTTACCAGGGTATCTCGCGTCCGTCATAGGCGAACAGCCGCCCGCTTTCCGCCATGCCCGCCCCGGCCAATACCTTGCGGATGCCCGTGACGCTGGTTTTCGTATCGATGGCCGCCCCCGCCCCGCCCATGTCGGTCTGCACCCAGCCGGGATGCAGCAGGATCACGGCGACGTTCCGGTCCCGGACTTCCTCGGCGAACACATGCATCGCCATGTTCACCGCCGCCTTCGACGTGCGGTAGGCATAGGACGCCGAATTGGGCGACGATTCCGCGATCGACGACAGCACCGACGACACCGTGGCGATCATGCCGCCGCCGCCCGCCGCAACCAGCGGCAGAAAGGCGCCGGACACCTTGAGCGGCGCCATGGTGTTGATCCGGAACGCCTGCTCCCAATCGGCGTAATCGATGTCCTGGTGGCTGGAGTTGCGGTCGCCGTAAACCCCGGCGTTGTTGATCAGAAGGTCGATCTTGGTGCCCGCAAGCTCCTCGGCCAAGCGGTCGACCTGACGATGATCGGCGACATCCAGGCCGTGAACCCGGATATCGCCCGGGATTTGGGCCAGTTGCCCGGGACCGATGGGATTACGGCAGGTGGCGATGACGGTCCAGCCGTCGGCCCCGTACTGGCGCGCCATTTCCAGGCCGATGCCCCGGTTGGCGCCGGTGATGAAGACTGTCGGCATGGTTCTCTCCCCCGCAGGTTTCGGTTAGGTCAGCCGTTCGACGGCCACGGCCGTGGCCTCGCCGCCGCCGATGCACAAGGACGCGACGCCCTTGGTCAGGCCGTATTTTTCCAGCGCGGCCAGCAGCGTCACCATGATCCGGGCCCCCGACGCGCCGATGGGATGGCCCAGCGCGCAGGCGCCGCCGTGGACGTTGACCTTGTCGTGCGGCAGGTCCAGATCGCGCATGGCCGCCATGGTGACAACGGCGAAGGCTTCGTTGATTTCGAACAAATCGACGTCCTTGAGGTCCCAGCCGGTCTTGTCCGCGAGCTTGCGCATGGCCCCCACCGGGGCCGTCGTGAACCAGCGGGGCTCCTGGGCATGGCTCGCATGGCCGCGGATCACCGCAAGCGGCGTCAGCCCCCGCCTTTCGGCCTCGGATCGCCGCATCATCACCAGCGCCGCCGCACCGTCGGAAATGGACGACGAATTGGCCGGCGTCACCGTGCCGTCCTTGGCGAAGGCCGGTTTCAAGGTGCGGATCTTGTCCGGGGCGGCCTTCAGGGGCTGCTCGTCCCGTTCCACCGTGACCTCGCCCTTGCGGGTCTTGACCGTGACGGGGGTGACCTCGGGCGCGAAGGTGCCGTCCTCGATCGCCTTCTTGGCGCGGGCCAGGGACGTCAGGGCGAAATCGTCCTGGGCGTCGCGGGTAAACTGGTAATGGGTCGCCGTGTCCTCGGCGAAGGTGCCCATGAGGCGGCCCTTGTCATAGGCGTCCTCCAGCCCGTCCAGGAACATGTGATCCAGGACCGCGCCGTGCCCCATGCGATAGCCGCCCCGCGCCTTGTCCAGCAGGTAGGGCGCGTTGGTCATGCTTTCCATGCCGCCGGCAACCATGACCGCCCCGGCGCCCGCGAGAATGCCGTCATGGGCCAGCATGGCCGCCTTCATGCCTGAACCGCACATCTTGTTCAGCGTGGTGCAGGGCACGGCATCGGGAACGCCCGCACCGAGCGACGCCTGGCGCGCCGGGGCCTGGCCCAGACCAGCGGGCAGAACAAGACCCATGTAGACCTCGTCAACGGCCTCGGGCGCCACGCCGGCGCGTTCGAGAGCCGCCTTGATCGCCGCCGCGCCAAGATCCGGCGCGCGGGCGCCCGACAGGTCGCCCTGAAACCCGCCCATGGGCGTGCGCGCGGCGCCGGCAATGACGATCGGATCCTCATGCATTGGTTTTACTCCCCCCTCTTACAACTTGATAAGATGAGCAAAATTATACCCCGCCATGGCCAAGCCGATCCATTCCGCGATCAGCCATCCGCGCATCAGACGGGTCCAGACAGGGTTTTCAACATTGGGCGCGCAGCGCCACAGGCTGACCGTCATCCAGATCAGATAAGGCACCGCCACCGCCGCGCCAAGAACCATGCCGGTGATCCCGCCGACATAACCGCCACGGGTATCCTGAGGCGCGAACACCAAGCCGATCTGCAGGCCGATGAAGATCGCCGCCAGGACACAGGCGAGAACGACCCCCGTGCCGAACACGCCGTAAGCCCAGAACACGATCCACAACCTCTCGCGGCCGTGCCAACAGCGGGAGAGGATCGGCTCCGGCGGCCCGTCGCCAGGCATTCCGCCGCCGCCACCATGCAGGTTGATGTAAACGGGGGTCTGGTCGTTAATCATCGCGACAACGCCATGAATGCGGTGGCCATGTTGGCGATCACCAATAGGGCCACCATGCCGCGCGCCGTGGTCGGCCAGATGCCCGGCGTTTCGTGATCGACGGACCGCCACACGCCAATGCACCACCACACGAAGGCCGCCATCAATATCCACTCACACAGCCGAAGCAGGCCGTCGAGCACATAAAGTTCGCCCGCGAAATAGGGCGACTGCGGCACCCGGAACATGTTGACCACCCCGCGTTCGAGCGCGAAACCGATAAACCACACGGCACCGCCACCCCAGAACATGCGCGTCAGGGGAATCTTGCCCTTCCAGCCGTCGATGCACCAGCGGGCCATGAATTGGGCCGCACCCTCGCGTTTCTTTTCACTCACCGGCCGCCCCCCTACCCGACCACGTCGGCGCGGCCCTGGACGCGCATCAAGGTCTGCTGCAAGGCGGCGCAGGGCAGCGCCTGGCCGTTCTTGACCACCACGACTTCGGCGCGGCAGACGGTCAGGGTCTTGCCCGGCCGCACCACATAGCCGCGGGCGATCAACTCGTCCCCGTCGGCGGGCGCCATCAGGTTCAGCTTGTATTCCACGGTCAGCACGCCGTCGCCCACCCCCATCAGACTGTAGGCGGCGAACCCGCCGGCGCTGTCGGCGATGGTGCCAACGACGCCGCCGTGAAAAAAGCCGTGCTGCTGCGACACGGCGTCCGAATAGGGCAGCTCGATCTCGCAATAGCCGGGCCGCACCTCGCCCAAACGGGCGCCGATATGGGTCATGATGCCCTGCTTGTCGAAACTGTCGCGCACGCGTTGGGCAAAGGCGTCGTCGAGAGGCTGGAAGTCGGTGGTCATGATGTCCATTGGGTTGCGGCAGCGTATCGCCGCCAAGGGGCCGCGCCTCCCCCATTATCATCATCGAACACGCGCCCGCCAGACCATTCGGCGCCATCGCGCATGCCGTCCCCCTATCCAACGCCATATATGCGCGCCAGACGATTCATATTATCATATTCAGATGTAACCGGCGCTTCCGCGAAGATACCCCGGCGAGCCTCAAGCATGTCCCCGGAATATCCGAGCAACAGCTAATCGACTGTCAGGTTGAAAGGTAACATCCATGAGCATTTCCAATTTCAAGGTTACCCACCGAATTCAGGTTTTGGTGATCCTTCTTGTGGCGGTCAGCGCCGCCATCGCTGGCGTCGGAATTTGGAAAATGGACAAGATCGGCAAGGAGATCACCGAGATCGCCGAACAGGACATCCCGCTGACGGAAGTCGTCACGCGCATCACCATCCACCAGCTTGAACAGGCCGTCCTCATCGAAAAGGGCGCCGGGCATTTGAACCCCGCGAACCTTGGCGATTTGGGCAAAAATTTCGCCGACCTCGGCCACAAGGTGGAAGGGGAAATCAAGGAAGCCGAGAAGATTCTCGCTGCCGCGGTCACCCATGCGGCAACCGCGGAATCGAAGCAGGAATTCGAACACCTTTTGACCGTCATGAAGCGGGTGGAAGCCGGGCACCGGGCCTATGAAGAGCAGGGGGAGACATTGTTTGCGCTGATGGCATCCGGCGACATGGACAAAGCCAAGGCGTTGGCCGTGAAGACGGAGGTGGATCAGAAGCAACTGGACGCGGACCTGGTCGCCGCCCTGGCCCAGTTGGAGAAGTTCACCCAACGTTCGGCCTCCAGTGCGGAACAGGATGAACAGACCGGCATGAAACTGCTGATTGGCTTCGCCCTTGCCGGCATGCTGGTCGGTGTCGTCATGGGCACCATGATCGGCCGGTCCGTTTCCGTTCCGATCAACGAGCTGACCGCCGTCATGGGCGACTTGGCCGCCGACAATACGGAGGTCACCATCCGCTTCACCGACAACCGCGACGAAATCGGCCAGATGGCGCGGGCGGTCGAGGTCTTCCGCGCGAGCGCCATTGAAGTCAAACGCCTGAATGCTCTTCAGCAGGAAGCCGACCGCAAGGCCACGGAGGCCCGCGCCGAATTGCTCACCACGGTCGCCCAGCAGATCGAGACCGACATCGGGGGAATCGCCCGTAAAATGGCGGCCGCGTCCGCCCAGGTTAAGGGTGCCGCCGAGTCTCTGTCATCGACCGCGACCAAGGCCTCAAGCCAATCCGCGACCGTTGCCAGCGCCTCCGAACAGGCATCCGCCAACGTACAGACCGTCGCCACGGCGGCCGAGGAGCTTTCGGCATCTGTCACCGAAATCAGCCGCCAGGTGACAACCTCGACCGAAATCGCGCAACGCGCCGTCAAAGAGGTTGAAAACACCAATATCAAGGTCCAGGGACTCTCGGACGCGGCGGAAAAGATCGGCCAGGTCGTTGCCCTGATTAGTGATATCGCCGAGCAGACCAACCTGCTCGCCCTCAACGCCACCATCGAGGCCGCCCGCGCGGGCGAGGCGGGCAAGGGCTTCGCCGTTGTCGCCTCCGAGGTCAAAAACCTGGCCAGCCAGACCGCCCGGGCAACGGAGGATATCTCCGCCCAAGTCCTTGAAATTCAAGATGCAACCCAGGCCGCGGTGGAAGCAACGCTAAACATCGGGAAGGTAATTGGCGAGATTAATGAGGTCGCCAACGGAATCGCCGCCGCCATTGAGGAACAGGGCGCCGCGACCCAGGAAATCGCCCGCAACGTCGAACAAGCCGCCGCCGGCACTCAGGAGGTATCGTCCAACATCACCGGCGTGGCCCAGGCCGCCAACGACACGGGCGGCAGCGCCCGCGATCTGCTCGAAGCCTCGGAAACCATGGACCGGGATTCCACGGACCTCAAACAGCAGGTTACCGATCTGGCGACCCGGATCCGGGCCGCCTGACTCTGATGCATCAACGGCTGAAGCCAACCAGCGGGCCTTAGATCTGCGACGTGGTCGCGATCATCAGCGACATTACCGAGCAGACCAACCTTCTGGCCCTCAACGCCACCATCGAGGCCGCCCGCGCCGGCGAGGCCGGCAAGGGATTTGCCGTGGTCGCGTCCGAGGTCAAGAACCTGGCCAGCCAGACCGCCAAGGCAACCGACGAGATTTCCGCCCAGATTGCCGAAATTCAATCGGCCACGGACGACGCGGTCGCGGCCATTCTGGCCATCGGCAAGGTGATCGAGGAAATCAGCAACGTCACCCACGGCATCGCCGGCGTCGCCCAGGCGGCCGAAAGCACCGGCGGAAGTGCCCGCGACCTGTTGCAGGCGTCGGAAACCATGGACCAGGATTCCAGCGACCTGAAACGCCAGGTTTCCGAACTGGCGGGTCGAATTCGCGCGGCCTAGGCGCCCCCCCGAGAGCCCCTGAACACCCGCGGGCTGCCCGTGGCCCGCGGGTGTTGGCACAGGATTTGCGCTGTCTGTTTCGAAACCGGATGGATCGGTTTCGGACGCTGGCGCCAAAGCCCACAAAACCGGGGGTCCCCGCCGAAATGGATCGGCAGGAACCCATCGGGGATCGGAGACACTTCCAGATTTCGTGTCAAATTGAGAATCGGCACCGTCTTCTGGACACATCGGAACCTCGCCGCCGCAGTAGGACAGGTTCCGCCGCCCCCGACACACGGTTATCCAGTTTCACCCGCCTTCGGCATTTGCCGAAGGTCGACGTTTCAAGGGAATCGAACCAATGAGCCTTTCCAATTTTCGTGTTTCCAGCCGCATCAACGCCCTGGCCCTGGTGCTTCTGCTGATTTTGGCGGCCGTGGCCGGCACCGGAATCTGGAAGATGCACAAAATCGGCGCCGAGATCGAAGAGATCGCCGAACGCGACCTGCCACTGACCGAGATCGTCACCAAGATCACCGTGCATCAGTTGGAGCAGGCGATCCTGTTGTCCAAGTCCGCGGGGCACCTCAATCCCGCGGATATCTCCGTCACGTCGAAGAAATTCGCCGACCTGGGCCATAAGGTCGACGCCGAGTTGAAACAGGCCGCCGGAATGGCGACCGCCGCCATCGAGCATGCGGCCACGCCCGAGGCGCGGCAGGAACTTGAGAGGCTGAACGCGGCGTTGACCCGGATCACCGAGGAACACATTGCCTACGAGAAGCACGGCGAAGAAACCCTCAAGCTTCTCGCGTCGGGTAACGTGGAGGCCGCGAAGGCGCTTGCCGCGACAACCGAACAGGAGCAGCAAAAGCTGGACAAGGAATTGGTCGACGTCCTGAACCAGTTGGGACAGTTCACCGCCGCCGCGGCCCTGAAGGCCGAGCAGGACGAACATCTGGGCATCCAGTTGCTGATCGGCAGCACGGCCGCCGCCTTCATCTTCGGCATTCTTGCCGCCTTCCTCATCGGCCGCTCCATTTCCGTGCCGGTCACGCGGATCACCGAGGTCATGGGCCGCCTGGCCGAGGACGACACCGACGTTGAGATCGACTACACCAAGAACCGGGACGAGGTGGGCAGCATGGCCCGCGCGGTCGAGGTTTTCCGCGACAACGCGATCGAGGTGAAGCGCCTGAAGGCCGCGCAGGAAGCGGCCGACCGCAAGGCGGCCGAGGACCGCGCCCGGATGCTGGCCGACGTCGCCGGCCAGATCGAGAGCAGCATCGGCGCCATCGCCCAGCGCATGGCGGCGGCCGCATCCCAGGTCAAGACCTCGGCGCAAACCCTGAGCGCCAATGCGGAGCAGGCCTCCGCGCAGTCCGGCACCGTCGCCGGGGCGTCCGAGCAGGCGTCCGCCAATGTCCAGACCGTCGCCGCGGCGACCGAGGAACTGGCCTCGTCCGTGTCGGAAATCAGCCGGCAGGTCGTGCAGTCGACGGAAATCGCCGGACGCGCCGTGCGTGAGGTCGATGCGACCAACACCAAGGTCCAGGGACTTGCCCGGGCCGCCGGCCAGATCGGCGAGGTCGTCGCGCTGATCAGCGATATCGCCGAGCAGACCAACCTGTTGGCCCTCAACGCCACCATCGAAGCGGCCCGCGCCGGCGAGGCGGGCAAGGGCTTTGCCGTCGTTGCATCGGAGGTCAAAAACCTCGCGAACCAGACCGCACGCGCGACCGGAGAGATTTCCTCTCAGGTCTCCGAAATCCAAGCGGCGACGAACGACGCGGTCAATGCCATCCTGGCCATCGGCAAGGTGATCGAGGAGATCAACAACGCCACCAACGGGATCGCCGCGGCGGTGGAAGAACAAAGCGCCGCAACCCAGGAAATCGCCCGTAACGTCGAACAGGCGGCCACCGGCACCCAGGAAGTCTCCAGCAATATCGTGGGAGTCGCCCAAGCCGCCGACAGCACCGGCTCCAATGCGCGTGAACTCTTGCAGGCATCGGAGACCATGGACCGGGATTCCGGCGAACTGAAGCAGCAGGTCATCGACCTGGCGGACCGTATTCGCGCCGCCTGAGGCAGGTCACGGCAATGGAGCTTCTTCTCGACAACCACCCCGACCAGATCGCCTTGATCGGCAACGACGGCACCGTCGTTTGGGTCAACAAGGCCTGGAAGGAATCATACAACAGCCGGCGCGGCAATGGGTCCGATTGTGGGGGGCAACAAAACTACCTGAGTGTGTTGGCCCAGGCGGTCAATTTCGGCGCGCCCTATGCCGACAGGGTGTCGAGAGGTCTCCAGGACCTGATTGCGGAGAAATCAGAAGGGTTTGAGATCGAATACCCCTGTGACGGTGACGGCGTGCAGCGCTGGTTTCTAATGAGGGCGTTGCCGGTCATGATTAGGGAAACACCCCGGATATTGATCTCCCACACGGACATCACCCGGAGCAAGTCGAACGAGAAGATCCTTCTCGCCAAACAGGAACAACTCGACCGGCAGGTGACCCATCAGGCCCGCCTTCTGAAGAAAAGCGAATCCCGCCTGCGGACGGCGATCGAGACCATGCATGGCGGGATCTACATGTTCGATCATGACTTCACGATTGAGATCATGAGTTCGAATTTCGCGGAGACCTTCGACGTGCCGCCGGCTTTGGCGCGCGAAGGTCTGTCCTTCCTGGATGTTCTGCGATACCGGGCAGAAAGAGGCGATTTTGGATCGGAGGATGCAAAGGAAGGTCTCGCAGCGCGGCTTGAGGTGTGCCGGTCTCCCATCCCCAATTTTTCCGAGGACACGGTCGGCGGACGCGTGATCGAGCAGTACAGGGTCCCAACGTCGGACGGCAGCGTCGTCGTCGTTTTCAACGACATAACCGAACGGCGTAAAACCGAAGACGCGTTGAGAAAAAGCGAGGCGCTTCTGCGTAAATCCCAACGCATCGCGCGGCTGGGAAACTGGCATTGGGAACTTTCGGACACCCTTTGGTGGTCGGACGAGGTCTATCGGTTATTCGGCCTTGCTCCCGGCGAAATGCAACCGTCCTATGAGACTTTTCTCGGGTTTGTGGCGCCCGAAGATCGGTCTCGCGTGACCCAGGCCGTGGACGCCGCGCTGGCAGGTGAAGCGGATTATTCCATCGTTCACAAGATCGTCCTGCCGGGGGGCGACATCCGCGTTGTCCACGAACAGGGTGAAGTCACGTTCGATGATGCCGGAAATCCCGTTCGGATGGACGGGACAATCCTCGACATCACCGACCTGCAACGCGCGGAAGAGAACGCCAAACGGGCCGAAGCGCGGGTACAACAGCTTCTCGATATCGCGCCGGAGGCCGTGATCACCGTCGGCGCGGATATGACCATACAGCTATACAATCAGAGTGCCGAAAAGATCTTTGGATATGCACCCGAGAACGTGATCGGCCGTCCGCTGGAAATGCTCATGCCGGCGCGGTTCCATGCGGAACACCGAAACCATGTGCGGACATTCGAACGAAGTGGGGATACGGCGCGCCGCATGGACAAGCGAAGAGAGGTTGTCGGTGTCCGCGAGGACGGTACGGAGTTTCCCGCCGCGGCGTCGGTTTCTCAACTGGCGTTGGACGGCGAAAAGATTTTCACGGTTGTCTTGCAGGACATCAGCGAGCGAAAGAAGGCTGAAAGAACACTCATCGCGGCCAAGGAGACGGCGGAAGCAGCCAGCCGTGCCAAGTCACAGTTCCTGGCCGCCATGAGCCACGATCTCAGGACGCCGTTGAATGCGATCCTGGGGTTTTCCGACATGATGTCGCAGCAGTTCCTTGGGCCGTTGTCCGCCACTTATGTTCAGTACGCTTGCAATATACACAGAAGCGGGCAGCATCTTTTAGGTCTGGTAAACCAAATATTGGATCTGTCCGCCATTGAGTCGGAAACGCCCCGCCTGTTCTTCGAAAATCTCAATGCACTTGAAGCGTTCCAGGAATGTCACGCGATCATCCAGAACATTGCCCTGGAGCGCGATATCCGGATCGAAATTGCAGAGGAATCCGCCCAAGTATCGTTCATCGCAGATCATCAGGCGGTACAGCAAATTTTGCTCAATCTCCTGTCCAACGCATTGAAGTACACCGCAAACGGCGGAAGCGTTCGGATGACCGCATGTCATATCGATGAGGGTGTGGAACTGACTGTATCCGACACCGGCCGCGGTATTGCGGACGAGGACCTGGAGCGTATTGTGCAGCCATTCGCGCGGGGACAAACGAACCCTTATGTTGCGCAGGACGGCTGGGGGCTGGGACTCGCAATTTCCAAGGCGCTGGTGGAAATGCATCAAGGCAGGTTGGAAATCGAGAGCGCCCTGGGACAGGGGACCACCGTCCGAACTTTCTTTGCCAGTTCGCTCGATGCAAGCGGCCAAAACGCCAACTCGCAGGTTGTCGGCTCTTCCATCCCAGCCGTCAGTATGGCGGCACAGAGACGATGACTCTTTAACGATCCGGTTTCAGGCATCCGCGCCGCCTGATCCTGCTGCGCCTGACCGAGCCGACGGGCCCGTACCGGATTAACCCGGTGCGGGC
This window harbors:
- a CDS encoding response regulator, translating into MAEYDLSQIKVLVAEDYAPMRKLLGQILFELNVGDFQMVASGKEAIDYLADYPADLLLVDNIMDPIGGTDLTRMVRAGKTPADRHIPIIMVSGETSKDLIIGARDAGVNEFLAKPISTRMVYQRFMSIIENPRAFVGTEDFYGPDRRRRQMRFPGLERRRAAYTYQAAATGSGGGG
- a CDS encoding enoyl-CoA hydratase/isomerase family protein: MTTSAPFITEIAGGIATVTLTRPEIHNAFDDELVARLTREFQGLSRDTVVRVVILASTGKSFCAGADVNWMKRMAEFGQEENLEDAKALAGLMFTLASLRKPTIAAVQGSAFGGGVGLVAACDIAVAAEQAEFALTEVKLGILPAAIGPYIVSAMGPRQATRYMLTGERFDAARALELGLVTEVTAQGDVLPRAKEFAGMLMKNGPRAMGEVKNLVRYVQGHERNEALMAQTAGHIARVRASGEGREGLAAFLEKRKPSWIRK
- a CDS encoding rhodanese-like domain-containing protein; amino-acid sequence: MTLKKGVKQLVAEANAEIETVPVTRAAALLDDPEVQFVDIRDVRELEREGMVPGAFHAPRGMLEFWVDPDSPYHKDVFATGKKFVLYCQSAWRSALATKALKDMGLAPVAHIEGGFRAWKEAGHPVVEKPSRKE
- a CDS encoding 2-hydroxychromene-2-carboxylate isomerase, producing the protein MSTAEHKGDIEFYFDFSSPYGYLAAQKIDKIGERYGRRVNWHPIMLGVIFKETGNSANADIGLKGDYMRMDVPRLAKMMEVPFTWPEPFPVATLAAARAYYWLLNHDPGKAVPFAKAVYHHYFGKGADISDVQEVTLIAEEMGIDGAALAEAVTRDDVKQRVKDKTAEALDLGVFGSPYFLIDGEPFFGSDRIWQIERFLGKGQKT
- a CDS encoding SDR family oxidoreductase encodes the protein MPTVFITGANRGIGLEMARQYGADGWTVIATCRNPIGPGQLAQIPGDIRVHGLDVADHRQVDRLAEELAGTKIDLLINNAGVYGDRNSSHQDIDYADWEQAFRINTMAPLKVSGAFLPLVAAGGGGMIATVSSVLSSIAESSPNSASYAYRTSKAAVNMAMHVFAEEVRDRNVAVILLHPGWVQTDMGGAGAAIDTKTSVTGIRKVLAGAGMAESGRLFAYDGREIPW
- a CDS encoding acetyl-CoA C-acyltransferase; its protein translation is MHEDPIVIAGAARTPMGGFQGDLSGARAPDLGAAAIKAALERAGVAPEAVDEVYMGLVLPAGLGQAPARQASLGAGVPDAVPCTTLNKMCGSGMKAAMLAHDGILAGAGAVMVAGGMESMTNAPYLLDKARGGYRMGHGAVLDHMFLDGLEDAYDKGRLMGTFAEDTATHYQFTRDAQDDFALTSLARAKKAIEDGTFAPEVTPVTVKTRKGEVTVERDEQPLKAAPDKIRTLKPAFAKDGTVTPANSSSISDGAAALVMMRRSEAERRGLTPLAVIRGHASHAQEPRWFTTAPVGAMRKLADKTGWDLKDVDLFEINEAFAVVTMAAMRDLDLPHDKVNVHGGACALGHPIGASGARIMVTLLAALEKYGLTKGVASLCIGGGEATAVAVERLT
- a CDS encoding PaaI family thioesterase, with the protein product MTTDFQPLDDAFAQRVRDSFDKQGIMTHIGARLGEVRPGYCEIELPYSDAVSQQHGFFHGGVVGTIADSAGGFAAYSLMGVGDGVLTVEYKLNLMAPADGDELIARGYVVRPGKTLTVCRAEVVVVKNGQALPCAALQQTLMRVQGRADVVG
- a CDS encoding methyl-accepting chemotaxis protein, producing the protein MSISNFKVTHRIQVLVILLVAVSAAIAGVGIWKMDKIGKEITEIAEQDIPLTEVVTRITIHQLEQAVLIEKGAGHLNPANLGDLGKNFADLGHKVEGEIKEAEKILAAAVTHAATAESKQEFEHLLTVMKRVEAGHRAYEEQGETLFALMASGDMDKAKALAVKTEVDQKQLDADLVAALAQLEKFTQRSASSAEQDEQTGMKLLIGFALAGMLVGVVMGTMIGRSVSVPINELTAVMGDLAADNTEVTIRFTDNRDEIGQMARAVEVFRASAIEVKRLNALQQEADRKATEARAELLTTVAQQIETDIGGIARKMAAASAQVKGAAESLSSTATKASSQSATVASASEQASANVQTVATAAEELSASVTEISRQVTTSTEIAQRAVKEVENTNIKVQGLSDAAEKIGQVVALISDIAEQTNLLALNATIEAARAGEAGKGFAVVASEVKNLASQTARATEDISAQVLEIQDATQAAVEATLNIGKVIGEINEVANGIAAAIEEQGAATQEIARNVEQAAAGTQEVSSNITGVAQAANDTGGSARDLLEASETMDRDSTDLKQQVTDLATRIRAA
- a CDS encoding methyl-accepting chemotaxis protein, which produces MVAIISDITEQTNLLALNATIEAARAGEAGKGFAVVASEVKNLASQTAKATDEISAQIAEIQSATDDAVAAILAIGKVIEEISNVTHGIAGVAQAAESTGGSARDLLQASETMDQDSSDLKRQVSELAGRIRAA